A region of Mesorhizobium sp. AR02 DNA encodes the following proteins:
- a CDS encoding DeoR/GlpR family DNA-binding transcription regulator, with translation MYLSPRHAEIIQMAKDHGRVLVDDLATHFNVTPQTIRKDLNDLCDQRLLSRIHGGALFPSGIENMEYEARRKIAADEKEAIGRAAARLIPDNASLFINIGTTTEAVSKALLDHNGLMVITNNINVANRMRIYPSIEVVIAGGVVRGSDGGVVGEAAVDFIRQFKVDYAVIGASAIDHDGALLDFDFREVKVAQAIIANARHVILVSDQTKFERTAPVRIGHLSQVNTFITDRCDIASVRKICLEAEVQLIETSLG, from the coding sequence ATGTATCTGTCGCCGCGCCATGCCGAGATCATCCAGATGGCCAAGGATCATGGCCGCGTGCTGGTCGACGATCTGGCCACGCATTTCAACGTGACGCCGCAGACCATTCGCAAGGATCTCAACGATCTCTGCGACCAGCGGCTGCTTTCGCGCATCCATGGCGGGGCCCTGTTCCCTTCTGGGATCGAGAACATGGAGTATGAGGCCAGGCGCAAGATCGCGGCGGACGAGAAGGAAGCGATCGGCCGTGCCGCGGCCAGACTGATCCCCGACAACGCCTCGCTGTTCATCAACATCGGCACCACGACGGAAGCGGTCAGCAAGGCGTTGCTCGATCACAACGGCCTAATGGTCATCACCAATAATATCAATGTTGCCAACAGGATGCGCATATATCCCTCGATCGAGGTGGTGATCGCCGGCGGGGTCGTGCGCGGTTCGGATGGCGGTGTCGTCGGCGAGGCGGCGGTCGATTTCATCAGGCAATTCAAGGTCGACTACGCCGTCATCGGCGCCTCTGCCATCGACCATGACGGCGCCTTGCTCGATTTCGATTTTCGTGAGGTGAAGGTGGCGCAGGCGATCATCGCCAATGCCAGGCACGTCATCCTGGTTTCCGACCAGACCAAATTCGAACGCACCGCGCCGGTGCGCATCGGCCATCTGTCGCAGGTCAACACCTTCATCACCGACCGTTGCGACATCGCGTCGGTGCGCAAGATCTGCCTTGAGGCCGAAGTTCAGCTGATCGAAACGTCGCTTGGATGA
- a CDS encoding glycosyltransferase family 4 protein — protein sequence MKIAHVAPLYESVPPRLYGGTERIISYLTEALVDLGHDVTLFASGDTKTSARLVPCRERALRLDPRPLKSEIAAHLSMLDEVRKQADDFDVIHFHLSHFLHFPFFRDMPQRTVTTPHGRLDYADLAQAYDRFPRFPMISISRSQRARFGSANWLATIHHGLPVDLYEPDFEAGSDGGYLAFLGRMSRDKRPDRAIEIARRTGLKLKLAAKIGDDDRAYFEEIVQPMIDGHQIEYVGEINEQQKAAFLGNAVALLFPIDWPEPFGLAVIEAMACGTPVMAWSCGAMPEIVDHGVTGFVVETIEDAVASMPALLQLDRRRVRAVFERRFSARRMGQDYAAAYAELVDDAGNHIKAS from the coding sequence ATGAAGATTGCCCATGTCGCACCATTGTACGAATCCGTGCCGCCAAGGCTCTATGGCGGCACCGAGCGCATTATTTCTTACCTTACCGAGGCCCTCGTCGACCTCGGCCACGACGTGACGCTGTTCGCCAGTGGCGACACCAAGACCTCCGCCAGGCTCGTGCCATGCCGCGAGCGGGCGCTTCGTCTCGATCCGCGTCCGCTCAAGTCCGAGATCGCGGCGCATCTGTCGATGTTAGATGAGGTGAGGAAGCAGGCCGACGATTTTGACGTCATTCACTTCCATCTCAGCCATTTCCTGCATTTCCCGTTTTTCCGCGATATGCCGCAGCGCACGGTGACGACGCCACATGGCAGACTGGACTACGCGGACCTCGCACAAGCCTATGACCGGTTCCCGCGGTTCCCGATGATTTCGATATCGCGCAGCCAGCGAGCGCGATTCGGATCCGCGAACTGGCTGGCGACGATCCATCACGGGCTGCCGGTCGATCTCTACGAACCCGACTTCGAGGCAGGCTCGGATGGTGGCTATCTTGCCTTTCTCGGCAGGATGTCGCGCGACAAGCGGCCGGACCGGGCGATCGAGATTGCTCGCCGCACCGGCCTGAAGCTCAAGCTCGCGGCCAAGATCGGCGACGACGATCGCGCCTATTTCGAGGAAATCGTCCAACCCATGATCGATGGCCACCAGATCGAATATGTCGGCGAGATCAATGAGCAGCAGAAAGCGGCGTTTCTCGGAAACGCCGTCGCCCTGCTTTTCCCGATCGATTGGCCGGAGCCGTTCGGCCTTGCCGTGATCGAGGCGATGGCGTGCGGGACGCCGGTCATGGCCTGGAGTTGCGGCGCCATGCCGGAGATCGTCGACCACGGCGTGACCGGTTTCGTCGTCGAGACCATAGAGGATGCCGTTGCCTCCATGCCGGCTCTCCTGCAACTCGACAGACGGCGTGTCAGGGCGGTGTTCGAGCGGCGCTTTTCAGCCCGCAGGATGGGTCAGGATTACGCCGCCGCCTATGCAGAGTTGGTCGACGACGCCGGCAATCACATAAAGGCCTCGTAG
- a CDS encoding DUF4238 domain-containing protein — protein sequence MPRFANKSHHFIPKAYLSAWTDPATPADQMPYVWLFPRTGGDGRRKSPKNMFQETDMYTVAMPDGSRDLSFEHGLSQLESGMARLREDFVEQRKLLPNILRMKLSVFIAAMHSRTPRFRDHQRQQWQKILSTGDEITKQMATKTPAERARIARLSLPPSGPTMSMEDVQRIVDYPIQSIAPAVIESEFPFLMQMRLTVFCSDPSGQGFITSDAPVVWYDPEAYKRPPMYRGAALMYESLEITMPLSPRRMLFIAHDKPMSKGVKPIIAHDKPMSKGVKPISYTDVSEDVVVALNRRTARFADQEIVVSKDFFDGRWTPGKPRVDIS from the coding sequence TTGCCGCGGTTCGCAAATAAGAGCCACCACTTCATCCCGAAAGCGTATCTGTCGGCATGGACTGACCCCGCTACGCCGGCGGACCAAATGCCCTATGTGTGGCTATTCCCGCGCACGGGAGGAGACGGCCGCCGAAAATCGCCTAAAAACATGTTCCAGGAAACGGATATGTATACGGTGGCCATGCCGGACGGCAGCCGAGATTTGTCATTCGAACATGGGTTGAGCCAACTTGAGAGTGGCATGGCACGGCTGCGCGAAGACTTTGTCGAGCAGCGGAAACTCCTTCCGAACATTTTACGGATGAAGCTCTCTGTGTTTATCGCCGCGATGCATTCTCGGACTCCGCGATTTCGGGATCATCAGCGTCAGCAGTGGCAGAAGATCCTGTCTACCGGCGACGAAATCACGAAACAGATGGCAACCAAAACGCCGGCCGAAAGAGCACGGATCGCTCGACTAAGCCTTCCCCCTAGCGGCCCTACGATGTCGATGGAAGACGTGCAGCGCATCGTCGACTATCCGATCCAATCAATCGCGCCGGCAGTGATCGAATCGGAATTTCCATTCTTAATGCAGATGAGACTTACCGTTTTCTGCAGCGACCCATCAGGCCAAGGCTTTATCACCTCGGACGCGCCTGTGGTTTGGTATGACCCCGAGGCCTACAAACGGCCTCCGATGTATCGAGGCGCCGCGCTGATGTACGAAAGCTTGGAGATCACGATGCCGCTCTCGCCGCGCAGAATGCTTTTTATTGCCCATGACAAGCCAATGTCGAAGGGCGTTAAGCCGATTATTGCCCATGACAAGCCAATGTCGAAGGGCGTTAAGCCGATCTCCTACACCGATGTCTCAGAAGATGTTGTCGTCGCGTTGAACCGACGCACCGCGCGATTTGCCGATCAGGAGATAGTCGTCAGCAAAGATTTTTTTGATGGCCGCTGGACGCCCGGAAAGCCAAGGGTCGACATATCCTGA
- a CDS encoding DUF6882 domain-containing protein: MGDMQPDWYPAWRDQAFEQLTAKNARLEKEFRLGHWPRYDYDLTTGRLLFSDQGAVKVVTEIQIAGSTSAKAGNWLWAWSNSNLPSELLADAKRVRSFGEENDIAELQQAYVTDTKDDLETLGWELTAAMVRICDSLGAYRSPRGEGGGLYLILKSANWAN, encoded by the coding sequence GTGGGGGACATGCAGCCGGACTGGTATCCTGCTTGGCGCGACCAGGCTTTTGAACAGCTAACAGCCAAGAATGCTCGTTTGGAGAAGGAGTTCCGCCTCGGCCATTGGCCGCGCTATGACTACGACCTGACGACCGGCAGGCTTCTGTTCTCAGACCAAGGTGCCGTCAAAGTCGTTACCGAGATTCAGATTGCAGGCTCGACAAGCGCCAAAGCTGGTAACTGGCTTTGGGCCTGGTCAAATTCAAACTTACCCAGCGAACTTCTCGCCGACGCAAAACGGGTTCGTTCCTTCGGTGAGGAGAACGATATCGCCGAACTTCAACAGGCCTATGTGACCGACACGAAAGATGATCTGGAAACGCTGGGCTGGGAACTGACGGCAGCGATGGTGCGGATTTGCGACTCACTCGGGGCTTACCGCTCTCCGCGCGGGGAAGGGGGCGGTCTTTATCTGATCCTCAAAAGCGCAAACTGGGCCAACTGA
- a CDS encoding pyridoxal phosphate-dependent decarboxylase family protein, producing the protein MNNNDFRQWSQRAADWGADYRETLRERPVRPLVAPGDIFRSIEASPPEDAEPMDRIFADFEEKIVPGMTHWQHPRFFAYFPANAAPVSVVAEYLVSAMAAQCMLWQTSPAATELETRTVDWMRQALGLPEGFSGVIQDSASSATLAAVLTMRERALDWQGNRQGLAGQGQLRIYSSDQVHTSIDRAIWVSGIGEDNLVRIPVSGRFRAMDTAALEAAIVADRQAGLLPAGIIACVGGTSTGGTDDIAAVAAVAKRHGLYLHVDAAWAGSAMICPEYRHFWTGVEGADSIVFNPHKWLGAQFDCSIQFLRDPESHVRTLAIKPDYLKTHGHDGIINYSEWSVPLGRRFRALKLWFLLRAHGLENLRAMIRNHVAWSEGLAVRLAKEPDFEIVSEPMLSLFSFRHKAASSADADEHNLRLVNAINDDGRIYLTQTRVDGQVAIRFQVGQFEATASDVDAAFAVITEIARGMV; encoded by the coding sequence ATGAACAACAACGATTTCCGGCAATGGTCGCAGCGTGCCGCCGACTGGGGCGCCGACTATCGCGAGACGTTGCGCGAGCGGCCAGTTCGGCCGCTGGTCGCGCCGGGCGACATATTCAGGAGCATAGAAGCGTCGCCGCCCGAAGACGCGGAACCGATGGACAGGATCTTCGCCGACTTCGAGGAGAAGATCGTTCCGGGGATGACGCATTGGCAGCATCCGCGCTTCTTCGCCTACTTCCCGGCCAATGCGGCGCCGGTTTCGGTGGTGGCCGAGTATCTCGTCTCCGCAATGGCCGCGCAATGCATGCTTTGGCAGACGTCGCCGGCGGCGACCGAACTCGAAACGCGCACGGTCGACTGGATGCGGCAGGCACTCGGCCTGCCGGAGGGATTTTCCGGCGTCATCCAGGATTCGGCGTCGTCTGCGACGCTGGCCGCTGTGCTGACGATGCGCGAACGGGCGCTGGACTGGCAAGGCAACAGACAAGGCCTGGCCGGGCAGGGGCAGTTGCGCATCTATTCCTCGGACCAGGTGCACACTTCGATCGACCGGGCGATCTGGGTGTCGGGCATCGGCGAGGACAATCTGGTGCGCATTCCCGTCAGCGGCCGCTTTCGCGCCATGGACACCGCTGCCTTGGAAGCAGCCATCGTGGCCGACCGGCAAGCCGGCCTGCTGCCGGCGGGCATCATCGCTTGCGTCGGTGGCACCAGCACGGGCGGCACGGACGACATTGCGGCGGTCGCCGCGGTCGCCAAGCGGCATGGGCTCTACCTCCATGTCGACGCGGCCTGGGCCGGGTCGGCGATGATCTGCCCGGAGTACCGGCATTTCTGGACCGGTGTCGAAGGCGCCGATTCGATCGTCTTCAATCCGCACAAATGGCTCGGCGCACAGTTCGACTGCTCGATCCAGTTCCTGCGCGACCCTGAAAGCCACGTCAGGACGCTGGCGATCAAGCCGGACTATCTGAAAACCCACGGTCATGATGGCATCATCAATTATTCCGAATGGTCGGTGCCGCTCGGCCGCCGGTTCCGCGCTCTAAAACTATGGTTCCTGCTGCGCGCCCACGGACTGGAAAACCTGCGGGCGATGATCCGCAACCATGTGGCGTGGAGCGAGGGCCTTGCCGTGCGGCTGGCGAAGGAGCCCGATTTCGAGATCGTCAGCGAACCGATGCTGTCGCTGTTTTCGTTCCGGCACAAGGCGGCCTCAAGCGCCGATGCTGACGAGCACAATCTGCGGCTGGTCAATGCGATCAACGACGACGGCCGCATCTACCTGACGCAGACGAGGGTCGACGGGCAGGTGGCAATAAGATTCCAGGTCGGCCAGTTCGAAGCGACCGCAAGCGATGTCGATGCGGCTTTTGCCGTCATCACCGAAATCGCGCGCGGCATGGTCTGA
- a CDS encoding amylo-alpha-1,6-glucosidase, producing MSPLDERTLDPAIALASLDETAPREPHRLFALKHGDCFVVADAYGDIRGVGDGFFRDDTRVLSEFRLTVGGRSTSLLGASLSQDNVLFTANLTNLPIESAAGRQIPQGAIHIERVRLLWEERLYERITLSNYSREHSTILLSLRFGADFRDMFEVRGSTRSKRGTAHTAEITGNAVVLRYEGLDKVVRTSAISFSQTPDQLTSERADFVIAVTKRSSQTLYVEVGNETDDRPESHRFRAAAARARFGMRAKRRHGATLHSSGRVFNDWMARARADVALLTTELPTGPYPYAGIPWFSTAFGRDGVISALQMLWLNPGLARGVLAFLAQHQATETSPFSDSEPGKIMHETRKGEMVALSELPFGRYYGGVDTTPLYIHLACAYADRTGDIAFIDTLWPSLCAAAEWIETASRSTGFLTYQRAAESGLANQGWKDSFDSVFHADGRIPKGPIALVEVQGYAFAAFQGLAKLARLRGETERAESWEVRADTLRQKVERHFWIEDLSYYALALDGDGQPCKVRTSNAGHLLYVGLPSPDRARMVADQLLSASFHSGWGLRTLADDAIFFNPMSYHNGSIWPHDTAICAAGLARYGSRDSVVRLMSGTFESAVHFNMRLPELFCGFTRAAGEAPIAYPVACLPQAWSAGSAFMLMQSCLGLQIDGWTGEIHVTRPRLPIGIDSLVVRHLSVGQAAVDLTFQRVGDRVGAFLAEPHEGLVPLVVRS from the coding sequence ATCAGCCCACTTGACGAGCGCACGCTCGATCCGGCCATAGCACTGGCGTCTCTCGATGAGACGGCGCCGCGGGAACCGCACAGGCTGTTCGCCCTCAAGCATGGCGACTGCTTTGTCGTTGCCGACGCTTATGGCGATATACGCGGCGTCGGTGACGGGTTCTTTCGCGACGACACGCGCGTGCTTTCTGAATTTCGCCTCACTGTCGGCGGGCGGTCGACGTCGTTGCTTGGCGCGTCGCTGAGCCAGGACAACGTCCTCTTCACCGCCAATTTGACCAATCTGCCGATTGAAAGCGCTGCTGGCCGCCAGATTCCGCAAGGCGCCATCCATATCGAGCGCGTCAGGCTGCTGTGGGAGGAAAGGCTGTATGAGCGCATAACACTCTCCAATTACAGTCGGGAACATTCGACGATCCTGCTGTCGCTGCGCTTTGGCGCCGATTTCCGCGACATGTTCGAAGTCCGGGGCTCGACCCGCTCGAAGCGTGGAACCGCCCATACGGCCGAGATCACAGGGAACGCGGTCGTGCTCCGCTACGAAGGCCTGGACAAGGTGGTGCGCACATCGGCGATATCGTTTTCGCAGACGCCCGACCAGCTGACCTCCGAGCGGGCGGATTTCGTCATCGCCGTCACCAAGCGCAGCAGCCAGACGCTTTACGTGGAGGTGGGCAACGAGACAGACGATCGCCCCGAAAGCCATCGGTTTCGCGCTGCCGCCGCCCGTGCTCGTTTCGGCATGCGCGCCAAACGCCGGCATGGCGCGACGCTGCACAGTTCGGGCCGCGTTTTCAACGACTGGATGGCGCGGGCTCGCGCCGATGTCGCGCTGCTCACGACGGAATTGCCAACCGGGCCGTATCCCTATGCCGGCATTCCGTGGTTTTCCACGGCCTTTGGCCGGGATGGCGTGATTTCAGCCTTGCAGATGCTCTGGCTCAATCCTGGGCTGGCGCGGGGCGTCCTGGCGTTTCTCGCCCAGCACCAGGCGACCGAGACCTCGCCTTTCAGCGATTCCGAACCCGGCAAGATCATGCACGAAACCCGCAAGGGCGAGATGGTGGCGCTCAGCGAGTTGCCGTTCGGCCGCTACTATGGCGGTGTCGACACGACGCCGCTCTATATTCATCTTGCCTGCGCCTATGCGGACCGCACGGGGGACATAGCCTTCATCGATACGCTGTGGCCATCGCTGTGCGCCGCGGCCGAGTGGATCGAAACGGCGAGCCGTTCGACGGGTTTCCTCACCTACCAGCGCGCGGCAGAATCCGGCCTTGCCAACCAGGGATGGAAGGACAGTTTCGATTCCGTCTTTCACGCCGATGGCCGCATTCCGAAGGGGCCGATCGCGCTGGTCGAGGTGCAGGGCTACGCCTTCGCGGCGTTCCAGGGGTTGGCGAAACTGGCACGGCTGCGCGGCGAAACGGAGCGGGCGGAGAGTTGGGAAGTACGCGCGGACACACTTCGCCAAAAAGTCGAGCGCCATTTCTGGATCGAGGACCTCAGCTACTATGCGCTGGCACTGGACGGCGATGGTCAGCCCTGCAAGGTGCGCACATCCAATGCCGGTCACCTGCTTTACGTCGGCCTTCCCAGCCCGGATCGCGCGCGCATGGTCGCCGACCAGCTGCTGTCGGCCTCGTTCCATTCCGGCTGGGGACTGCGGACGCTGGCGGACGACGCGATCTTCTTCAATCCGATGTCCTATCACAACGGGTCCATCTGGCCGCACGACACAGCGATCTGCGCGGCCGGGCTGGCGCGATACGGCAGCCGCGACAGCGTGGTGCGGCTGATGAGCGGAACTTTCGAATCCGCCGTTCATTTCAACATGCGTCTGCCAGAACTCTTTTGCGGCTTCACGCGCGCAGCCGGCGAAGCGCCGATTGCCTATCCGGTGGCCTGCCTGCCACAAGCCTGGTCCGCCGGCTCGGCCTTCATGCTCATGCAATCGTGTCTCGGCCTTCAGATCGATGGCTGGACAGGCGAGATCCATGTGACCCGGCCGCGCCTGCCGATCGGCATCGACAGCCTCGTCGTCCGCCATCTTTCGGTAGGGCAGGCGGCGGTGGATCTGACATTCCAGCGCGTGGGAGATCGTGTCGGCGCCTTCCTTGCGGAACCGCATGAAGGGCTGGTGCCTCTGGTGGTCAGAAGCTGA
- the glpK gene encoding glycerol kinase GlpK — translation MSGFVLAIDQGTTSTRAILFDGQMRVAGSGQKEFTQHYPASGWVEHDPEEIWASVVTTVKAALKTAGREASDVAAIGITNQRETVVIWDKATGKPIHNAIVWQDRRTAPLCQKLKEQGLEKKFTRKTGLLLDPYFSGTKIAWMLDKVKGARKRAEKSELLAGTVDSFLIWRLTGGKVHATDATNASRTLVYNIAENAWDDELLAILNIPAKMLPEVKDCADDYGVTEKNLFGAEIKILGVAGDQHAATIGQACFEPGMMKSTYGTGCFALLNTGSDLVRSKNRLLTTIAYRLNGKTTYALEGSIFIAGAAVQWLRDGIKVIGKAEQSGKLAAEADPTQNVYLVPAFVGLGAPHWDAEARGAIFGLTRNSGPAEFARAALEAVAYQTRDLLDAMRKDWKGTSAKTVLRVDGGMVASDWTMQRLADILDAPVDRPTILETTALGAAWLAGSKAGVWPKAKEFAKSWALERRFKPEMDMSTRSAKLAGWRDAVRRTLSVP, via the coding sequence ATGAGCGGTTTTGTGCTGGCAATCGACCAGGGAACGACGTCGACCCGGGCGATCCTGTTCGACGGCCAGATGAGAGTCGCCGGCAGCGGACAGAAGGAGTTCACCCAGCACTATCCGGCCTCCGGCTGGGTAGAGCACGACCCGGAAGAGATCTGGGCAAGCGTCGTGACGACTGTGAAGGCCGCGCTGAAGACTGCCGGCCGCGAAGCGTCCGACGTTGCGGCCATTGGCATCACCAACCAGCGTGAGACCGTCGTCATCTGGGACAAGGCGACGGGCAAGCCGATCCACAACGCTATCGTCTGGCAAGACCGCCGCACCGCGCCGCTCTGCCAGAAACTGAAGGAGCAGGGGCTGGAGAAGAAGTTCACGCGCAAGACAGGGCTGCTGCTTGATCCCTATTTCTCCGGCACCAAGATCGCCTGGATGCTCGACAAGGTGAAGGGCGCGAGGAAACGCGCCGAGAAAAGCGAGTTGCTGGCCGGCACCGTCGACAGTTTTCTGATCTGGCGGCTGACCGGCGGCAAAGTCCACGCCACCGATGCCACCAATGCGTCGCGCACGCTGGTCTACAACATCGCGGAAAACGCCTGGGACGACGAGCTTTTGGCCATTCTCAACATCCCGGCAAAAATGCTGCCGGAGGTCAAAGACTGCGCCGATGATTATGGAGTGACCGAGAAAAATCTGTTTGGCGCCGAGATAAAAATCCTCGGTGTCGCGGGCGACCAGCATGCCGCGACCATCGGCCAGGCCTGCTTTGAACCCGGCATGATGAAATCTACCTACGGCACCGGCTGCTTCGCGCTGCTCAACACCGGCAGCGATCTGGTGCGTTCGAAGAACCGGCTCTTGACCACCATCGCCTATCGGCTGAACGGCAAGACCACCTATGCGTTGGAAGGTTCGATCTTCATCGCAGGGGCTGCCGTGCAATGGCTGCGCGACGGCATCAAGGTGATCGGCAAGGCCGAGCAGAGCGGCAAACTGGCTGCCGAGGCCGACCCGACGCAAAACGTCTATCTGGTACCGGCCTTTGTCGGATTGGGCGCACCGCATTGGGACGCCGAAGCGCGCGGCGCCATCTTCGGACTGACCCGCAATTCCGGTCCGGCGGAGTTCGCGCGTGCCGCACTCGAAGCCGTCGCTTACCAGACCCGCGACCTGCTCGACGCCATGCGCAAGGACTGGAAGGGCACTTCGGCCAAAACGGTTCTCCGGGTCGATGGCGGCATGGTGGCGTCGGACTGGACCATGCAGCGCCTGGCCGACATTCTCGATGCGCCGGTCGACCGTCCGACCATCCTCGAGACGACCGCGCTGGGTGCGGCCTGGCTCGCCGGCTCGAAAGCCGGCGTGTGGCCGAAGGCGAAGGAGTTCGCCAAGAGCTGGGCGCTCGAGCGGCGGTTCAAGCCGGAGATGGATATGTCCACACGATCCGCCAAGTTGGCAGGCTGGCGCGATGCTGTGCGCAGGACCTTGAGCGTGCCATAA
- a CDS encoding BA14K family protein, whose protein sequence is MNKIVSGILATTLSVSFAAAAMPANAAQILVPQASASSSDILNVGETRPEWWGHRNRHLNGNRNFSNRNFNGNRNFARNNDGGGYWNGHRGYSEYHRGYRRHGDYWFPLAAFATGALITGAIINNENNRVYEGNSHVQWCYDHYRSYRSSDNTFQPNYGPRQECRSPY, encoded by the coding sequence ATGAACAAGATCGTATCGGGTATACTGGCGACCACCTTGTCAGTTTCATTCGCTGCAGCGGCCATGCCGGCCAATGCTGCCCAGATCCTTGTGCCCCAGGCATCGGCGAGTTCGTCAGATATCCTGAATGTCGGAGAGACTCGCCCTGAGTGGTGGGGGCATCGCAACCGCCATTTGAATGGCAATCGCAATTTCAGCAACCGCAATTTCAACGGCAATCGCAACTTTGCGCGAAACAATGACGGCGGCGGCTATTGGAACGGCCATCGCGGCTATAGCGAATACCATCGTGGTTATCGCCGTCACGGCGACTATTGGTTCCCGCTCGCGGCATTCGCGACTGGTGCCTTGATCACCGGTGCGATCATCAACAACGAGAACAACCGCGTCTACGAAGGCAACTCGCACGTGCAGTGGTGCTATGACCACTATCGCAGTTACCGCTCTTCGGACAACACGTTCCAGCCGAACTACGGCCCGCGTCAGGAATGCCGTTCGCCTTACTGA
- the glpD gene encoding glycerol-3-phosphate dehydrogenase, with amino-acid sequence MDTSSVRDIFVIGGGINGCGIARDAVGRGFSVFLAEMNDLASGTSSGSTKLIHGGLRYLEFYEFRLVREALMEREVLWKNAPHIIWPMRFVLPYAKGLRPAWLIRLGLFLYDHIGGRKLLPATRTLDMASDPAGKPLKPLFKKAFEYSDGWVNDARLVALNARDAADRGATIRTRTKVVGARRENGLWTIKIENLQSGETEEVKARLLVNAAGPWVDHVLSGVVGLNDVHNVRLVQGSHIVIAKKFDDPRAYFFQNRDGRIIFAIPYEEEFTLIGTTDQDYPGDPHDVKISDTEIDYLCAAASEYFAQPVKRSDIVWTYSAVRPLYDDGASKAQEATRDYVLKADGGEGAAPIVNAFGGKITTYRRLSESMLEKIEGFLGKRGKPWTSDAPLPGGDFPATGFDAQVAKLKAAYPFLDARLARRLTRLYGTRAQVLLGLAKSKADLGRDFGGDLYEAEVRYLVENEWAVTSEDVLWRRTKRGLHLSREQVAALDEFMHGISRRHVAAAE; translated from the coding sequence GTGGACACATCTTCAGTCCGGGACATTTTCGTCATAGGGGGCGGTATCAATGGCTGCGGCATTGCCCGCGATGCCGTTGGGCGCGGGTTTTCGGTTTTTCTGGCCGAGATGAACGATCTCGCCAGCGGAACCTCCTCCGGTTCGACCAAGCTGATTCATGGCGGCCTGCGCTACCTTGAATTCTACGAGTTTCGCCTGGTGCGCGAGGCGCTGATGGAGCGCGAGGTTCTGTGGAAGAACGCGCCGCACATCATCTGGCCGATGCGCTTCGTGCTGCCCTATGCCAAGGGCCTGCGTCCGGCCTGGCTGATCAGGCTTGGCTTGTTCCTCTACGACCATATTGGCGGGCGCAAATTGCTGCCTGCGACCAGGACGCTCGACATGGCAAGCGATCCGGCGGGCAAGCCTTTGAAGCCCTTGTTCAAAAAGGCGTTCGAATATTCCGACGGCTGGGTCAACGATGCGCGGCTGGTGGCGCTCAACGCTCGCGATGCCGCCGACCGCGGTGCAACGATCCGGACCCGCACCAAGGTGGTCGGCGCGCGCCGTGAAAACGGCCTTTGGACAATCAAGATCGAGAACCTGCAGAGCGGTGAGACCGAAGAGGTCAAGGCCCGGCTGCTGGTCAATGCCGCCGGACCATGGGTCGATCACGTGCTTTCCGGCGTCGTCGGGCTCAACGATGTTCACAATGTCCGTCTGGTGCAGGGCAGCCACATCGTCATCGCCAAGAAGTTCGACGATCCGCGCGCCTATTTCTTCCAGAACAGGGACGGCCGCATCATCTTCGCCATTCCCTACGAGGAAGAGTTCACGCTGATCGGCACCACCGACCAGGATTATCCCGGCGATCCGCACGATGTGAAGATCAGCGACACCGAGATCGACTATCTCTGTGCCGCCGCCAGCGAATATTTCGCGCAACCGGTCAAGCGTTCCGACATCGTCTGGACCTATTCAGCCGTGCGCCCGCTCTATGATGACGGCGCCTCCAAGGCGCAGGAAGCGACGCGCGACTACGTGCTGAAGGCCGATGGCGGCGAGGGCGCCGCCCCGATCGTCAACGCCTTCGGCGGCAAGATCACCACCTATCGCCGGCTGTCGGAATCGATGCTGGAGAAGATCGAGGGTTTTCTCGGCAAGCGTGGCAAGCCGTGGACGTCGGACGCGCCGCTGCCGGGCGGCGATTTTCCGGCGACCGGTTTCGACGCGCAGGTGGCAAAGCTGAAGGCTGCCTATCCATTCCTCGATGCGCGTCTCGCCCGCCGACTGACCCGGCTTTACGGGACGCGGGCACAGGTGCTCTTGGGCCTCGCCAAATCGAAGGCCGATCTCGGCCGCGATTTCGGCGGCGATCTCTACGAAGCCGAAGTGCGCTATCTCGTTGAAAATGAATGGGCTGTCACATCAGAAGACGTGCTGTGGCGGCGGACCAAGCGCGGCCTGCATCTCAGCCGCGAGCAGGTCGCAGCACTCGATGAATTCATGCACGGCATAAGCCGGCGGCATGTCGCGGCCGCCGAATGA